The Anastrepha ludens isolate Willacy chromosome X, idAnaLude1.1, whole genome shotgun sequence genome includes a window with the following:
- the LOC128870463 gene encoding uncharacterized protein LOC128870463, whose amino-acid sequence MAKAGIVNSNLLSKEEVNQLVGEIDILPYSNAIEAIEYSKPSVYTNNTLLLYVLSLPKVTEERFNHLITRANVQKGHRIELAYKTILISKQETFGIRGDCLHLSSAMVCEKKSLDLLPEAGCLARLLKGGETSCPYLTSNASTVEVIKDDTIFLNNFVGNISSGKTTTNLNGSYILRVDNETVVINNQTYSSITTSGVQVLPPILTSVTNRTMAINLDLVHGMAIDNLQILKHLKSETNWFILSEGSGLLLLMVIIWFIWRKLTARIHLPEIKIENQLSRRIEKRPSSPNLRDADI is encoded by the coding sequence ATGGCTAAGGCTGGCATCGTCAATAGCAATCTCTTAAGCAAGGAAGAAGTTAACCAGCTTGTTGGCGAGATTGACATCCTTCCATACAGTAATGCCATTGAAGCCATCGAGTATAGCAAACCTTCGGTCTACACCAACAACACGCTATTGCTGTACGTGTTATCTCTGCCTAAGGTCACGGAGGAAAGATTCAACCACCTTATCACACGAGCTAATGTCCAGAAGGGCCATCGGATAGAATTGGCGTACAAAACTATCCTTATAAGCAAACAGGAGACGTTTGGCATAAGGGGAGACTGTTTGCACTTATCCTCAGCAATGgtatgtgaaaaaaaatccttggaCCTGCTACCGGAGGCTGGTTGTTTGGCTCGTCTCCTCAAGGGCGGAGAAACAAGTTGTCCTTACTTGACAAGCAACGCATCTACCGTCGAAGTAATCAAAGATGATACTATTTTCCTGAACAATTTCGTTGGCAACATAAGTTCAGGTAAAACCACTACTAATCTTAACGGTTCCTATATTCTCCGTGTAGACAACGAGACGGTAGTAATCAACAACCAAACATACTCAAGCATTACCACCTCAGGAGTTCAGGTGCTCCCACCAATCCTAACTAGCGTCACGAACCGCACAATGGCTATAAACCTCGATCTGGTACATGGAATGGCAATTGACAACTTGCAAATATTGAAGCACCTTAAATCTGAGACGAATTGGTTCATATTATCCGAGGGATCGGGACTACTGTTACTTATGGTGATAATTTGGTTTATCTGGAGGAAGCTCACAGCAAGGATCCACTTACCCGAAATAAAAATCGAGAACCAACTTAGTCGAAGGATCGAGAAACGTCCTTCCTCACCTAATCTGCGGGACGCAGATATTTAA